The genome window GCGCCAACCAGTTTTTGCGCGCGGTGGACAGCGCAAGCGTGATGGTCAATGCCTCCACGCGCTTTGCCGATGGCTTTGAATACGGCTTGGGCGCGGAAATTGGCATCTCCACCGACAAGATTCATGTGCGCGGCCCCGTGGGCTTGCATGGGCTGACTTCGCAAAAATGGGTGGTGCTGGGGGATGGGCAGGTAAGATAGATGGTTTTCAGGCTGCCTTGGGGGGATGAGGCAGCCTGAAACAGGGGTATTGCTCCGTTATTTGCTTAAACTGTTTTATTTTCAGGCTGCCTAATCATTCTTAATCAACAGGCAGCCTGAAACACTTGTTAATCCAACCAAATCTTCAACCCCGCCAATGCTAACGATGTCAAGCAAATATAAAATAGTGTTTTCCAAAACGGCTCATCTTCATCATCATTCCAAACATAATGCCACAGCAGCGCAATCAAGCCCTGCGCAAATACATACAAGAATGCCGCGCCAAATGTTTTCATATTTTGCCTTTCATAACCAAGCCGATTAGGCAGCCTGAAACTCCCGCCGCCCGCAAAATGATACAATCGCCGCTTTCATTTTATCGCAACCCATCATTGCCGCCCAAAGGAGTATTCCCATGTTATCCCGCAAAAAACTCTGTTTCGCCCTCGCCGCCGCGTTTGCCGCCAGCAGCGTTCAGGCTGCTGCTTTTAATGCCCAGCAATACGCCCAGCCGATAGCGTGGTTTCCGCGCAATGGGTGAACGCAGGCAAGCTGCCCAGCGACGACCAAGCCGCGTTCACAGGCGCATCCCGCGCCGCCGCTGATGTGGAATTTGGCGCACATTGCGTGGTGTCGGGCGAGTTGGAAAAGCGCACAGGCGCAGACGGCAAGCCGTATTACATTGGCTACCAAATGCGGCTGCCTGAAAACTGGAACGGCAAATTTCTGTTTCAAGGCGGTGGCGGCATGGATGGCTTCATCGCCCCCGCCGTTGGCGCAACGCCCGTGGCAGGCTCAACCGCCACGCCCGCGCTCAAACGCGGCTACGCCGTTGTCAGCATGGATGGCGGGCATCAAGGCGCGGGCGACGCATCGTTTGGCGCAGACCAGCAAGCGCGGCTCAATCTTGCCTACCAATCCACAGGCAAAGTAACCCAAGCCGCCAAGCTGCTTATCCGCCAAGCCTACCGCGCCGAGCCCAAACACAGCTATTTTATGGGCTGCTCCAACGGCGGGCGCGAAGCCATGCTTGCCGCCATGCGCTATCCCACCGAGTTTGATGGCGTGGTGGCGGGCAACCCAGGTTTTCGCCTATCACGCGCCGCCATCGCGCAATCATGGGACAACCAGCATTTTCAGGCTGCCGCGCCGAAAAACGCCCAAGGCGAACGCATTTTTGCCAACGCACTCACGCAACAAGATTTAGATGCCATCGCGCAAGGCGTGCTCAACCGTTGCGATAAAAGCGACGGCTTAAAAAACGCATCATCAACGCATGGGAAAGCTGCGATTTCAAACCCGAAATGGTGCAAAACCAAATCGGCAAAGATAAAGTGAAACTGCTGCACGCCATTTTTGATGGCGCAAAAACCAGCAAAGGCGAGCCCATTTACAGCGGCTGGTTTTACGATGCAGGCATCAACCAAGCAGGCTGGCGCGCTTGGAAACTGGGCGACTCGCAAACTGCGCAGCCCAACGCCCGCAACATCACACTGGGCGCAGCCAGCTTGCCCAGCTATTTTATGACCCCCTATCAACCGCAGCTCAGCACGTTTGATTTCAATTTTGACCGCGATGTCGCCAAAACCAACCAAATCGGCGCGTTAAACGATGCCACCAGCACCGACCTTTCCACCTTCCAAGCGCGCGGTGGCAAAATGATTGTTTTTGAAGGCGTATCCGACCCCGTGTTCTCCGCTGTGGACTTGCGCGATTGGTACAAACAGCTTTTGGCGGACACCCGAAACGCCCGCGACACCGTGCGCCTGTTTAACGTCCCCGGCATGACCCATTGCGGCGGCGGCAGCGCGTTAGACAATTTTGACCCGCTCACCGCGCTGGAACAATGGCACGACAGCGGCAAAGCCCCCGAATCCATGCGGGCAACAGGCAAAGCCTTCTCCGCCAAATCGCAACCGCTGTGCGCCTACCCCAAAGTGGCAACCTACACCCACGGCGATGTAAACCAAGCGGAAAGTTTTGTGTGCCGATAAGGACGCAAACCGTTTTCAAGCTGCCTCAATGCGTTTTGTCAAGGCAGCCTGAAAACATAAAACATCGCGCAAGCGCAAGCAACGGTAAACCGCCATCTTGCGTACCGCCATCCATCCGTTCACATCCCGCCCAACTCAAAGGCAGCCTGAAAACCATTCCCCCATGCCCCCCATTTCAGGCTGCCCATCTTTAACCACCCCCCAATCCACACCATGAAATCAGAAACCCAACAAGAATTTAAACGCGGCGCAAAAGACTGCATCCCCATCATGATAGGCATTGTTCCTTTCGGCTTGATTCTCGGCGCGCAAGCAGGGCAAAAAGGCATGAGCGTGCTGGAAACCACGCTGATGATGGGGCTGAACTTTGCCGGCGGCTCCGAATTTGCCGCCGTCGGCTTGTGGACATCGCCCTTGCCCGTGCTGCTCATCATCACCATGACCGCCATGATTAACAGCCGCCATATCCTAATGGGCGCCGCCCTTGTGCCGTATCTGCGCGATTTGCCGCTCAAAAAGCTGCTGCCCGCCTTGTTTGTGATGACAGACGAAAGCTGGGCAATGGGCATCGCCGATGCCAAACACCGCCAGCAAGCAGGCTTGCCCCCGTTTAGCTATCCGTATTACATGGGCACGGCCGTTGTGCTGTATGTGATGTGGGTGGGCTGCGGTTTACTTGGCTCGTCAATCGGGCCTTTGCTCGGCGACGTTTCCCGCTTCGGCTTCGGCATGGCGTTTCCCGCCGTGTTTTTGGTGCTCGTGCGCGGCATGTGGCGCGGTTTTCAGGCTGCCAAACCCTGGCTCATCAGCCTTGTTGTCGCCATTATTGTGTACGCCATTGCGCCCAACAGCGGCTGGTATGTCCCCGCAGGCACGCTAGCAGGGCTGCTCTTTGCCTACTTCGCCAATGGAGACGCCAAATGATTAGCTGGGCTTCGTTTTTCACCATCATCGGCATGCTCTGCGTAACCTATTCCACCCGCCTGCTCGGCTTTTTCTTGTTAAAAAACAAAACGCTCTCGCCGCGCATGGCACGCACGCTAGAAGCCGCGCCCGCCTGCGTATTGCTATCCGTTATCGCGCCGCATTTTATTTCCCACAAACCGCATGAACTCATCGCCCTTGCCGTAACCCTGTTTATGGCAGCGCGCTTTTCCATGCTGCCCACGGTAATCGTTGCCGTCGCCACATCGGGCATCTTAGGCTGGCTGATGGGGTAGGGCGCATTGGGACAGCCTGAAAACCCCATTCCCGCCAAAAAACGCATTCTCTCCACCAAAACGCGCATCGCAGCCACAAACCATTTGTATAACGTTTTCAGGCTGCCTAAAATCCCAGCTCAATCCATTTTCACCCCACAGCCATGACCATCCTAGACAACCTCATCACCCTAGCCCAAATCACAGGCAGCATAGACGTGCAATGCAGCTTCAACGGCGATTGGTATGTGCGCCACAGCAGCCAGCGCACCCAAGGCGTCGTGCACATCGTAACCCACGGCACAGGCTATCTAAAACTAGACAACGAAGCCCAAGCCCGCCAATTGCAAGCGGGCGACATCATCTTCTTCCCGCGCAACGCCGCCCACACGCTCAGCAGCCAAATCGGCTGCAACAACAGCCAACACGCCCCCAGCATCAGCCAGCAAGGCAGCATAACCCACAAGCAAACCAGCGCCAGCGCCAATGCCGCCCAGCTCAATCTATACTGCGCCCACTTCGCCTACGAAACCCACAACAGCCTGCTGCAAGGGCTGCCTGAAATCATCATTCTCAACACCCCACACAGCACCACCCAAGCCATCGTTAGCCTTTTGCAATACGAAATCAGCCAAAACGAACACAGCACAACCGCCGCCATCAACGCCCTGTCCACCGTATTACTCGTTCACATCCTGCGCACCTATTTAAGCCAAAACGAGCATCAAGCCCCCTTAACAGGCGTGCTCAACGGCTGGCGCGATCGCCGCCTGCGCAGCGTTGTGCAAGCCGTAACCCAAGAGCCCGGGCGCGACTGGCGCGTAGAAGAACTCGCCGAGCTCGCCAAACTCTCCCGCGCCCAGCTGATGCGCCTTTTCCGCAGCCAAATGCAAACCAGCCCCCACGCCTTCGTTAGCAGCATGCGCCTACAAAAAGCCGCCATGCTCCTGCGCAACAGCCAAAGCACCATCCTCGCCGTCGCCCTAGAATCAGGCTACCAATCCGAAACCCACTTTGGCAAAGTGTTCAAAAAACACTACGGCTGCACGCCCAAGCAATACCGCCAACAGCGCATCACCGCCGAAACGCTGAAAACAGAAGATTACAGCATTTGAATTTTCTTCATTACAACAACGCCAAAAGCGTTTTCAGGCTGCCTATCGTGATCACCAATAGGCAGCCTGAAAACGCTTTATTCAATTAAATCAAATGGTTTTATTCAAACCGTTTTCCCCAGCAACACAACATCCGCCAGCATCCCATCCAAATCGCACACCTCGGGCAGCCGCCCCCAAATCTCAAAG of Kingella oralis contains these proteins:
- a CDS encoding AzlC family ABC transporter permease — protein: MKSETQQEFKRGAKDCIPIMIGIVPFGLILGAQAGQKGMSVLETTLMMGLNFAGGSEFAAVGLWTSPLPVLLIITMTAMINSRHILMGAALVPYLRDLPLKKLLPALFVMTDESWAMGIADAKHRQQAGLPPFSYPYYMGTAVVLYVMWVGCGLLGSSIGPLLGDVSRFGFGMAFPAVFLVLVRGMWRGFQAAKPWLISLVVAIIVYAIAPNSGWYVPAGTLAGLLFAYFANGDAK
- a CDS encoding cupin domain-containing protein; protein product: MTILDNLITLAQITGSIDVQCSFNGDWYVRHSSQRTQGVVHIVTHGTGYLKLDNEAQARQLQAGDIIFFPRNAAHTLSSQIGCNNSQHAPSISQQGSITHKQTSASANAAQLNLYCAHFAYETHNSLLQGLPEIIILNTPHSTTQAIVSLLQYEISQNEHSTTAAINALSTVLLVHILRTYLSQNEHQAPLTGVLNGWRDRRLRSVVQAVTQEPGRDWRVEELAELAKLSRAQLMRLFRSQMQTSPHAFVSSMRLQKAAMLLRNSQSTILAVALESGYQSETHFGKVFKKHYGCTPKQYRQQRITAETLKTEDYSI
- a CDS encoding AzlD family protein gives rise to the protein MISWASFFTIIGMLCVTYSTRLLGFFLLKNKTLSPRMARTLEAAPACVLLSVIAPHFISHKPHELIALAVTLFMAARFSMLPTVIVAVATSGILGWLMG